The following DNA comes from Triticum aestivum cultivar Chinese Spring chromosome 3D, IWGSC CS RefSeq v2.1, whole genome shotgun sequence.
GGTACATCAGATGATGACCTCATTCCTGCTTTTGTAAGTAACTAAGCACATAGTTGAGAAACTTTACATGCATAATATTCCTTATATGTTACTTGTCCTCATCTTCTTAACTCTTTTCCACAGTTCTCCAAAGAAACCAATGCATATATTGAGGAAAGTAAATTGAGAGTTGTCCTTGTTGATGCATCTCGTCCTCCTGTGGAGCAACTGATAAATAATGTCCCCAGCACTGATGCGGCAGTTGAGGTTCCGGTGTTAAAAGATACACCAAATGTTCAGAATGAAGTGCCAGCTATGGAGAAAAAGGTTCCTGCCCCCCAGGAGAAAATTTCAGCTGTTGTTCCTAACATACCTTCCCCTGTCAGGGAGTCTCCAATCCTTCAAGAAGTTCCTGTGCTACTGCATGAAGAACCTGCTATTTTGGCAGAATCTCCTCCCCCTCTAAAAGACGAATCTCCTCCCTCTCTAAAACATGAATCTCCTCCCCCTATAAAGGATTCGTCTGCAATTACCATTGAACAACTTTCTCCTCTGAAGGAAGAGACTGTAACTTCAAAGGTGTCTCCTCTGGAAGAAACTCTTCCGAAAGAAACTGTTGCCGTAAGTGACCGAGGTTTTTTCAGTGTGCAGAATCATCAATTATCTCATGTAAGTATCCATCCTGTAGTTTTATTTATGCCTATTTTCCCTATCTTTAACTTAATAAGACAAAAAAGAACATAAGGCTTTTAAACATGTTCTGTTACTGTAATGCTGGGTGACAAGATCTAGCACAGCCCCCAAGTGGAACCTAGTTTGAGACTGGCTAGATTTTGATAGAAACCTATATGTTTCTAGCTAAATGGTCTAAAGTATAAATCACTTGGATTTTTTAGTACAGTTGTAGGGGAAAAATTACTGAAAATAATAGCTGGAATCAGCTTAAATTAGTGGCCACAAATTTGTCTAACTTGGTATTACTTTGGGCAAGTGCTGCCTGTATTATCTGACTACCTTGCCCTAGCTAGAAAATCCTGTAGGTTTTTGTAAATGGATTTATTCTCCACGTAAATTAAGCTAGAAACAGTTTTGTAGGGTAAGTTTATTATGCATAATGCACTTTAACTATGATATACCTGGAGATCTCGACACTGCTATAGTCCGGATCTTTTCATTTTCCAGAGACCGAGGTTATTTTAATTGACCTCTTTCTTGTATCGATATGTAACAGGTGACGGAAGATGTTCAGAATCTGAAGTCAAAACTCAACAACCTTGAATCAAAATTGGAAGGGGTAAGTTGACCACCATAAAATGTGTTTGGATCGTTCAAACAAGTTTCTTGATAAGATCCTCATGAGACAATAGAGCTTATGTTGTCTTATTATCTCAGATTGCTTACATTTTGGAGAATTACCCCTCTGACGTGAAACAATATTATACTTCTGTTTTGTAGGCTGAAAAGATGATAATAAAACTGAGAGAAGAGAGCAGGACTACAACCCAGGAGCGGGATAGGCTGCAGCAAGAGATGGTATGACTTGTTCACAGAAACATCTAGattcttcttttttcttcataCAAGCAACAttgtccaggttccgctattctgCAATAACAGAATATCTTGGTCGTTCAAAACAAAACATTATTTAATGGATTATCAACTGTGGCATAAAACCTGTACATCCTTTGCTGCTCTAGGGATTGGGTTCTAGCCTCTAATTCACAAAGAAGCAGAAAAAACTAAAAGCGCCTTCTTCCAGGCCTTAACCCCCTCCATGTCACAACACAATGTCCCTAATGTCTTAGCAATTACCACGAGGGTCATTCATTGTAGTTATGCAAGACACTACTATGGTCTTTCATGTTAAGCCTTGCACATAAAACAATCCAGGTGGCAGTTCCATGAGTATGTTGTCAGATTTCCGTATGGTATCATGCGTCCTAGATCTGTTTCTTGCAGAAAATAATCTGTTACTCATGACACATTTATTCGAAAAAACTAAAAGTGTTGGTCAAGTAATCTAAATATTAAGTATGTAGGAAACTAAAATAAGTAGTAGCATGCTCCG
Coding sequences within:
- the LOC123080549 gene encoding vesicle-associated protein 1-1; this translates as MGQGVVEIQPRELQFTFELKKQSSCSVHLVNKSDEYVAFKVKTTSPKRYCVRPNIGVILPRATCDFTVTMQAQRTAPPDMQLKDKFLVQTTVVPPGTSDDDLIPAFFSKETNAYIEESKLRVVLVDASRPPVEQLINNVPSTDAAVEVPVLKDTPNVQNEVPAMEKKVPAPQEKISAVVPNIPSPVRESPILQEVPVLLHEEPAILAESPPPLKDESPPSLKHESPPPIKDSSAITIEQLSPLKEETVTSKVSPLEETLPKETVAVSDRGFFSVQNHQLSHVTEDVQNLKSKLNNLESKLEGAEKMIIKLREESRTTTQERDRLQQEMVVLKKGTPKSQLGFPLLFVVYVALLGTSLGYLLRL